CCGGCGAGACCAAGTCGCCGCCCCCACCGCCACCAGCTCCCGTGGAGTAAGGCACCGAGGCTCGAGCCGCCGCGGCTCGGCCGTAGCTCGGTCGCAGCTAAGCTCCGGCTCGCACGCCCGCCCGCCGGGCCACCGTGCATAGCAGCTCGCAGAGGGCCCGAAGCTCGTCGGTGGAGGCATCCTCCGCCGAGAAGGCCACCTCGCCCAGGGGCACGGGCCAGCTATCCGCCGCCGGTCGCGCCACGTACTGCACCCCCTCGGCGGGCCAGACTCCGAGGAGCCCATGGACCCAGCGGCGCAGGGGCTCCCGGAGCTCCTCGCCGCTCAGGTGGTCGGCCCCCTGACCCGCTCCGCCACGCAGCACGAACTGCGGATCGAAGACCGGCAGGCGCGGCCCGGCCCCATCGGGAACCCGTCGTCCCCGTCGTCCTCGGCGGCGCAGGAGCGTCGTGGTCGCGGGGAGGCGCGGCACCTGGCCCACGTTGAGCTCGAGCTCGAGGACCTCCGTCCCGCGGCTGAGCAGCCGCAGCGTGACCGGAAGACCCTCGCTCTCGGTGCGCAGGCGCGCGACCTGCGTGCCCTCGTTGCTGAGCAGCACGACCTCGGGCGGCTGACTCGCGCCGATGTCCGTGCTGAGCCGCCGGAAGAAGGTCTTCCACGCCTCGGCCGTCGGGGGCGCAAGCGGCCGGATCCCCTCGCGGACCGTGGACGACGCGCCCTGCCCGTCGAGAGCTCCGCGCACGAGCAGGAGCAACGCCACCTGCGTGAGCAGGAGCTGGTGCGGTAGCTGGAGGTGAAACCCGGAGAGCCCGAGCAGCAGCAGGCCCTGCGCCGTGGTCCGCGAAGCGCCGGGCACCGGAAGCAGCGTGCCGATGGTCAGCACGAAGAAGAAGAAGGCCACCAGGTGGATGCCCCCCTGCAGCGACGGAGGCGGCAGGTTGATGCTCAGCCCGTAGTAGGCGGCCTGGGCGGTGGGCGCGTAGAAGTACTGCGTGGCCACCGCGAGCCCGCCGGTGGCGAGCAACGCCACGGCCATCGGGATGGGCTCGAAGAAGGCCTGTCGCCGCGGAAACGGCGCGTAGAAGAGGAAGGAGGCGAAGGCCCCCACCACCACGAGGTGCTCGCCGGCCTCGAAGAGCCGGGCAGGCAGGTCGGCGAACCTCCCCGTCGGGGCGACGGCTACGAGCTGCTGCGTGAGCAGCCAGTAGCCGTGGAGCAGGAGCGGCAGCGCGAAGTAGACGAGGCCGATCTTGGCGCGCGTGGGCACCGGTCGCCGCATCACGGCCAGGACCAGCGCGAGGATGAGCAGGAGGAAGGAGCTGTTCAGGTGCGGGGCGAGCAGGTTCGGCAGCCGCACGAAGAGCCCCACCGCCGCGAGCGGAAGGAAGAGCGCCGCCGTGACGGTCACCGCCATGCGCCCCGGGAGGTCGAGCAGGTGTCGGTCGCGGAGCTGGACCACCACGGCCCAGGAGAAGACGGCCAGGGCGAGTAGCCCCGTCAGGTAGAAGACGAAGAGCCCGCCGCGGTCGACGAAGCGGTAGAGCAGGCTCGAGCTGTCCTCGGCGCTGACGAGGTGCACCCCGACCCGGTTCAGGCCGAGCTCAAGCGCCGCGCTGACGATGAGTAGCCCGACGAGGGGGAAGCGCGAGCTCAGGTTCATGCGCAGCGGCATTGTATCGCAACTTCCGAGGAAGGCGCGGAATTGCCGACGCGATATCACGGGCCGCGCGCCCTTGCCAACGAATTTGCGCCGCTACGGGGGCGCTGTTACCGTCGGAGAATGCGATCGGCGGTGGCGCTCCTGCTCCTCGGATGGCCGCTTGCGGCGGCGGCCGAGCCGGTGGTGATGCTGGATCCCGGCCACGGGGGGAGCAACCAGGGAGCCTTCGGGCCCGAGGCCGGACGCCACGAGAAGCAGCTCACGCTGGAGCTCGCGCGTCGCTGTCAACTGGCCCTCCGACGTCTGTTGCCGGAGGCTCGGGTGGTGCTCACGCGCGGGGACGATCGGTACCTGACCCTGGCCGAGCGCGTGCGGCGGGCCAACAGCGCGCGCGCCACCCTCTTCGTCAGCCTGCACCTGAACGCCAGCCCGAGCCGCAGCGAGCAGGGCTTCCAGACCTACGTTCTCAGCGCCGAGGCCTCGGACCGCGAGGCGCGGCGCCTGGCCTGGCGCGAGAACCGTCACGACGGCCCGGGGCACGGCGGCGGTGGAGCCGCGGAGGGGCAAGCGAGCGACGTCGACCGCCGGCAGGACGATCTGCGCGCGATCGTGACCGAGGTGCGGCAGCGCTCGGCTCAGCGCCACGCGGCGCGCCTGGCGGCCGCGATCCACCGCGCGCTGACCGGGCTGCGCGGTCGCGAGCGAGACCGTGGGCTGCGGCAAGCCCCCTTCGACGTGCTGATGGGCCTCGAGATGCCCGGGGTGCTGGTCGAGCTCGGCCACATCGACCACCCGGTCGAGGGACCCGAGCTGGCTCGCGCCGAGACGCAGACCCGCCTCGCGGAGGCGCTGGCCAGTGGCATCGCCCGCCACGTGCGCGGCGAAGGGGCCGCGCCAGGAACGAGGTCGCGCCGCGCGCGTTGACAAGCCGCATCCGGGTGGCGTACCCACTGCCCATGCGGACCGACGGCCGACGAAACGACGAACTGCGTCCCATCCACCTCATCACCGGCTACCAGAAGGCGCCGGCCGGCTCGGCCCTCATCCAGTGGGGGGAGACCTGGGTGCTCTGCGCCGCCTCCGTCGACGAGACGGTGCCTCCCTTTCGCGCCGCCTCGGGGGGGGGCTGGGTGACCGGCGAGTACAACATGCTCCCCGGCGCGACGCGGCCGCGGAAGTCGCGACGGAACGGCGGGCGAGAGACGGAGATCCAGCGCCTCATCGGGCGGGTCCTGCGCGCGGCGGTGAACCTGCAGGCCCTCGGGCCGCGCACCGTCACGGTGGACTGCGACGTGCTGCAGGCGGACGGGGGGACGCGGGTCGCGTCGATCACGGGCGGCTGGGTGGCCCTCGGGCTGGCGCTGCGCAAGCTCGAGCGCGACGGGCTCGTCCGTGGCGAGGTGCTGCGCACGCCGCTCGCCGCGGTGAGCGTCGGCATGGTGGACGGCGAGGCGCGGCTCGACCTGCCCTACGTGGAGGACGCCGCCGCCGACGTAGATCTGAACGTGGCCATGACCGCCGACGGCAAGCTGGTCGAGGTGCAGGGGACGGCCGAAGGAGCGCCCTTCGAGCGAAGTCAGCTCGACGCGATGCTGGAGCTCGGCCGGCAGGGGATCGAACGGCTGTGCGAGCTCCAGGCGCGAGCCCTCGGCGCGGGGCTCGACGGAGGCCGCGTCCCCATCAGCCTATGAAGTTGCTCTTCGCCACGCGGAACCGCGGCAAGCTGCGCGAGCTCGGCGAGCTGCTCGCGCTGCCCGGGGTCGCGCTCGTGAGCCTCGAGGACGTTCCCCCCTTCCTCGAGACGGAGGAGACGGGGTCCACGTTCGCCGAGAACGCCGTGGCCAAGGCCCGGGAAGCGGCGCGCTTCACGGGGCTGCCGAGCCTGGCCGACGACAGCGGCCTGGAGGTGGACGCCCTCGGCGGCGCGCCCGGTGTGCGCTCGGCCCGCTTTGCCGGTCCGGGCGCGACGGATGCGCAGCGCAACGCGCTGCTCCTCGAGAAGCTCGCCGGCGTCGAGACCACGCGCCGCACCGCGCGCTTTCGCTGCGCGCTGGCCTTCGTAGACCCGGCGAGTCCGGACGCGCCGCTCGTGACGGAAGGCGTCTGCGAGGGGCGCATCCTGGACGCCCCGCGGGGGAAGGGCGGCTTCGGCTACGACCCGCTCTTCTTCGTGGAGAGCCTCGGACAGACCTTCGCCGAGGCGACCGCGGAGCAGAAGCACGCGCTCAGCCACCGCGGCCGCGCGATGCGGGCGATGGGCGAGCTGCTGCGCGCGCGGCTGGGCCGGTGACGCCGCCGTCTCGACGAGGACGCGCGCTCCTCGTCGGGGCGGTCCTCCTCCTCGGCCTCGCCCCGTTTCTACCTGCCGTGGGGGGCGAGTTCCTCAACTGGGACGACGACCGCTTCGTCGTCGAGAACCCGCTCGTCCGGGGCGCGTCGCTCGCGCACCTGAAGGCCATCTTCGGCGCGCCGCACTTCGAGGCCTACCACCCGCTGCACCTCGCCTCGTACCTCGTCGACCATCGGCTCTTCGGGGACTGGGCGCCCGGGTATAGGCTGCACAACCTGCTCCTCTACCTCGTCTGTCTCGAGCTCCTGCGGCGGCTGCTCCTGCGGCTCGGCGTGCCCTTCGCCGCGGCGCTCTTCGGCACGGCGCTCTTCGCGCTGCACCCGCTCCACGTCGAGGCGGTGGTCTGGGTCAGCGCGCGCAAGGAGACCCTCTCGCTGGCCTTCTTCCTCGGCTCGGCGCTCTGCTATCTCGGCGCCGCTTCCTGGCGCGAGCGGCGCATGTGGGTCGCGGCGCTGCTCTTCGGGGCGGCGCTGCTCAGCAAGACCTCGACGGTCGTCCTGCCGCTCGTGCTCGTGGCGGCGGAGAGCGCGCTCGGCCGGCGCACGCTGCGGCAGAGCCTCGTGCGCGCGCTGCCCCTCGTCGGCCTCGCCGCGGCGGTGGGGCTCTACGTCGTCGGCCTCTGGCAGGCGAACGAGATGGTGCGCCCGCTCCCCGAGGGAGGGCTCTTCGGCCGCGCGGCGCTGGTCTGCAAGACCTACGGCCACCACCTGCTGAAGCTCGTGGCGCCGCTCGACCTCGGCCCCGTGTATCCGACGAGCGGGCTCGGGCGCTTCGACCGCCTGGCTGCGCTCGGGGCGGTAGGCCTCGTCGCGCTCGGCCTCGGTAGCTGGCGCGCGCGCTCCCCTTTCGTGCGACTCGGCGCGCTCTGGCTGCTCGTCGCGCTTCTGCCCGTCGCGAACCTCGTCCCGGTCTACTTCGTCGTGCAGGACCGCTACGCCTTCATCCCGTCGGTGGCGGTGGCCCTCGTCGGCAGCGCGCTGGCGCTGCGACTCGCGGAGGCCACGCCCTCGGTTCGACGCGTCGGAGTCGCCGCGGGAGCCGCGCTCTGCCTGGCCTTCGCCGCCCTCTCCGCCCGTCAGGCTCACGCGTGGCGCTCGAACGAGAGCCTCTGGCGGCTGGCCGTGCTCTCGCAGCCCGAGGCCTACTTCGCGCACCTCGGCCTCGGACACACGCTGCGCAAGACGCGCCGCTTCGAGGAGGCCGTGACGGTGTATGCGCGCGCCGTGAGCCTCGAGCCGCGCTGGCCCTGGGCTCGCGTCGCCCTCTGCCTGGCCGACGTGGATCGACGCGACCTCGGTCGCACCGACGGCTCGCGCGCGGCCCGCGTGGAGCGAGAGCTCGCCCGCGCGTGGGGACGCGCCGAGGCATCGATCGAGCGCTCCGTGGCGCTGCTCGGCGAAGGACTGCTCCGCTGCGCGCAGGTGGCCGAGGGCCGGGCCTTCGAGCTCCTCCCCCCGAGGCCCGCCGACCTCCTCGCCGCCGCGAGCCGCTGGACCGCCGCCGGCCAGGGACAGGTGGCCCTGCGCCACCTCGCGCAGGTCGGTGAGCCGGCGCGCTCGGGCGCAGCGTGGCACGAGCTCGACGCGCAAGCTCTGGCGCTCCTCGGCCGCCACGACGTGGCCCGCGCCGCGCTCCGTCGGTCGCTCGCGCTCGAGCCCCGTCCGGCGGCCGCGCTGCTGCGCTCCGCACGCGCGCTCCTCGCCCTCGGCCGGCCCGAGCTCGCCCGCCTGTATCTCGAGGCCGTTCCGCGCGGCGCAGCCGAGGGGCCCTCGGAGGCTCCTCCAGCCACCCTGCCTGCGCCGAGAGGCCCGTGACGCGGCGTAGGGGGATCCCGGGTTCGCGTGCGCCGCGCCCAGTCGAAGCCGTTCGCGTCGGAACCGCTATCCCACGGAGATCGTAGATCAATGCGTCAACGCCAGCCTCATCGGTTCGGGCGCTGAGAGCCCCGCGGTGAGACCCGAGGACCCCTCCGGACCTGGCGGGCCGGACCGCCATTGGCCGGCACGCAGTGTGCACAGGCTGCGTGAAAACCAATCGAGCTGGAGTCGATCGATGCGCACGCCGCTGCTAGCAACCTTGGTACTGCTCGCCACCGCCAGCGCGAACCCGCGCGCCGCCGTCGCCGCGAACCCGACCCGCAATCCGATCGTGCGGGCGGGCCGCTTCCTCGGCCAGCTGCACGCGAAGACGATGGACCTGACGGTCAGGAAATACGCTCCCGGCGGCGGCCTCGGCCTTGCCGTGGCGCAAGGTATCGCCGGCGGCTTCACCGTGGCCTTGTCCGCACAGGCCTTCGCCCAGCACCACCCCGTCGGGGGCGCGCTGCTCACGCTGGCCTCGATCTTCAACTGGGGCACGAATCCGCTCCTCACGCGCACCGGCTGGGCTCGCGATAACCTCGCCGCGCCGCGCCCGGGGATTCTGCCCAAGGTGGCGCGTCTGCTGACCCACATCGCCGGCCTCGAGATCGACGCCGTGGTGCTCGCCACCGCCGGCCCCACTATCGCCGTGAAGAACGTCGTGCGCCGCCTGCACCGCCAGCCGACCGTGAGCCTCTCCGCCGAGCTCGGCCTGACGAAGTAGCGACGACGCGCCGGCAGACCGCCCCTCTCGGTTCTTGCCACACCCGCCCTCCTGAGTATTAATAGGCCGTCGTTCCGGGGTGTAGCGCAGCCTGGCTAGCGCGCCTGCTTTGGGAGCAGGATGTCGGAGGTTCGAATCCTCTCACCCCGACTTAGGTGCCACCAACAAGGGAGGGGACATGAAGCGAAGGGTGCTGGTCTGGCCGCTGCTGCTCGTCGCGGCGTGCAGCAACAACGGGACGACGAAGGCCGATGCGGGGGCCGGCGACGCGGCGGTGGCGGATAGCGCGGCGACGGCCGACCGCGGCAGCTCCACCGGCGACGGGCCCGTCACGAGCAAGGACGGCGGTGGCACGAAGGACCTCGCCGCGGCCAAGGATAGCGCCCCGGCGACGGGCCCGACCGATCCGAACAAGCCCCTCGAGCTCACGGCGGGCAAGGCCTTCTCGTCGACGCTGAAGGCAGCGAGCGGCGGGGTCGAGACGGTCCACTTCTTCAAGTTCACCACCGCCGGCAGCGGTCGCTACACGGTGTCCCTCGAGGCCGAGCAGGACGTCCAGGCCCAGTGGTGCGACAAGTCCGTCATAACGGGCTGCATGTGCGTCGCGCAAACGAACTACACGACCTGCTGCTATCCGACCGCCGGCAAGACGACCTGCTCCTTCACCATGGAGAAGTCCGCGGGCACGGGTTTCCCGGCCGGCACGACGATCTACCCGAGCGTCTTCCACTTCAAGCCGAAGGACATCCCGTACACCCTGACCATCACCGGCCCGCTCTAGGACCCGGTCACCTGCGCCGCGCTCCTTCCCGGCAGGCTGCGTCGCGCCTGCGCCCCACGCCCCGGCCCGTAGCATGGGTCAATCCGAGTCTTCCGCTGGCCAATAAGGGGCCAGGTTGACCCGTTTTCACGGCCCGCGTAGAGTCGTGGGCCTCATCAGGGCGTGAAGGAGGAACCGATGAAGCGCGTCCGACGCATCTTCGTGCGTGTGCTGCTCGTGCTGGCGATCTTGGTGGCGGGGGTCTTCGGGGTCGTCCAGTTCCGGAAGAATCGGACCTTCGCGGCGGCCGAACTCGGGCTGAAGGCCACGAAGGATCCGAAGGTCATCGCGCGCGGCCGCTACCTGGCGCTCGGCCCGGCGCACTGCTTCGGCTGCCACTCGCGACCCGAGGACGAGGCCGCCGCCCTGCGCGGCGACGAGGTCGCTCCCGCGGGGGGGCACGTCTTCGACATCCCCCCCGGCAAGCTCTTCGCGCCGAACATCACGCCCGACCCCGAGACGGGGATTGGCCGCCGCACCGACGCCGAGCTCGCGCGCATCATGCGGCTAGGGATCCGCGCGGACGGTCGCGTAGCGATGCCGCTGATGCCCTTTCAGAACCTCGCCGACGAGGACCTCGTCGCGCTGCTCTCGTACCTGCGCTCGCTCAAGCCCGTGAAGAACGCCGTGCCCGACCACGAATGGCACCTGCTCGGAGATTTCCTGCGCGCCTTCGTGCTCAAGCCCGAAGGACCGGCGGGTACGCCCCCCGCGCGCATGGTCCCGAGCGTCACCGCGGAGTACGGCCGCTACCTCGCGCACAGCGTCGCGAACTGCAACGGATGCCACACGGACCGGGACTTCCGCTCCGGGGCCTTCATCGGCAAGCCCTTCGCCGGCGGCTCCCCGATGCCCGCGATGGACGACCCGAAGTTCGAGGTGGCCGCGCCCAACATCACCGCCGACCCGAAGACCGGGCGCCTCGCCAAGTTCACCGAGGACGAGTTCGTGAAGCGCCTCAAGTCCGGCACGCCGAGCGCCCCCGGCACGCACATGCCCTGGGGGAGCTTCCGCCACATGACCGACGAGGATCTGCGCGCCGTCTACCGCTACCTCAAGACGGTCCCGCCCGTGGAGAACGACGTCGGGCCGCTCCGCCGGCCGATTCGCTGAAGCCCGGCCTGCGCCGCGCGAGCCGCGCGACTTACAACCAGGCGTAGGCGTGGCGCAGCGCCTCGTGCCCGCCGTGGGGGAGGGACTCGCCGTGCGCGAGGATGGCCCCGTCAATCTCCCACTCGAGGATGCGGTCCATCTGCCGCCGGGCCAGCTTGCGGTCGCGGATCATCACGCGCTCGAGGTGGCCGACCCCCGGCGCATTGTTGCCCATCACGCGGGCCACGAGGCGCGTGGTGGGTGACGCGTGGGTCGACAGGTTCAGCAGCGAGTCGGCGCAGATGAAGGTCCGGCTCCGGTGGTGATAGAAGACCACCTCGTTCTCGCGGCGCGCCGAGAAGTAGATCTGCTCGAGGTCCTTGTCCCAGAGTTCGTGGGCCACGTCCCCGAGCACGCACGAGAAAGCCAGGTCGGTGCGCTTCCACTCGAGCCCGGGACAGGCCGCGACCAGAGCCTTCGGGTACGCCGCCATCCACGCGCCGACGTGCAGGTGGTGAAAGATGCTAGGGGCCACGACGGCCCGCACCTCGCCGAGCGCATCCACCGCCTGCCGCGTCTGCGCGTCGAGCGCCACGGGCGAATGCACGAACAGCCCGCCGTCGGCGAGGCGCACGACGGTCATGCGCGAGCCGCACTCGACGCCCCAGAACTTGGCCTTCCGGGTGTCGGTCCAAACCTCGTCTGCAAAGGGAGTCAGCATGGGCCGGGACGGTAGCGCGAAGCGGCGCCGGGACCAAGGGCCCTGACAGATCTACTCTACACGCAGCCTCCCGCCACGCAGCGCTTCCCCTCGGCGCAGCGCACGTAGCACTTGCCGCAGTGCTCGACGTCGGTGAGCAGGTCGGAGCATCCTCGGC
The genomic region above belongs to Deltaproteobacteria bacterium and contains:
- a CDS encoding N-acetylmuramoyl-L-alanine amidase, whose amino-acid sequence is MRSAVALLLLGWPLAAAAEPVVMLDPGHGGSNQGAFGPEAGRHEKQLTLELARRCQLALRRLLPEARVVLTRGDDRYLTLAERVRRANSARATLFVSLHLNASPSRSEQGFQTYVLSAEASDREARRLAWRENRHDGPGHGGGGAAEGQASDVDRRQDDLRAIVTEVRQRSAQRHAARLAAAIHRALTGLRGRERDRGLRQAPFDVLMGLEMPGVLVELGHIDHPVEGPELARAETQTRLAEALASGIARHVRGEGAAPGTRSRRAR
- the rph gene encoding ribonuclease PH; the encoded protein is MRTDGRRNDELRPIHLITGYQKAPAGSALIQWGETWVLCAASVDETVPPFRAASGGGWVTGEYNMLPGATRPRKSRRNGGRETEIQRLIGRVLRAAVNLQALGPRTVTVDCDVLQADGGTRVASITGGWVALGLALRKLERDGLVRGEVLRTPLAAVSVGMVDGEARLDLPYVEDAAADVDLNVAMTADGKLVEVQGTAEGAPFERSQLDAMLELGRQGIERLCELQARALGAGLDGGRVPISL
- a CDS encoding XTP/dITP diphosphatase codes for the protein MKLLFATRNRGKLRELGELLALPGVALVSLEDVPPFLETEETGSTFAENAVAKAREAARFTGLPSLADDSGLEVDALGGAPGVRSARFAGPGATDAQRNALLLEKLAGVETTRRTARFRCALAFVDPASPDAPLVTEGVCEGRILDAPRGKGGFGYDPLFFVESLGQTFAEATAEQKHALSHRGRAMRAMGELLRARLGR
- a CDS encoding c-type cytochrome, producing the protein MKRVRRIFVRVLLVLAILVAGVFGVVQFRKNRTFAAAELGLKATKDPKVIARGRYLALGPAHCFGCHSRPEDEAAALRGDEVAPAGGHVFDIPPGKLFAPNITPDPETGIGRRTDAELARIMRLGIRADGRVAMPLMPFQNLADEDLVALLSYLRSLKPVKNAVPDHEWHLLGDFLRAFVLKPEGPAGTPPARMVPSVTAEYGRYLAHSVANCNGCHTDRDFRSGAFIGKPFAGGSPMPAMDDPKFEVAAPNITADPKTGRLAKFTEDEFVKRLKSGTPSAPGTHMPWGSFRHMTDEDLRAVYRYLKTVPPVENDVGPLRRPIR
- a CDS encoding DUF4336 domain-containing protein — its product is MLTPFADEVWTDTRKAKFWGVECGSRMTVVRLADGGLFVHSPVALDAQTRQAVDALGEVRAVVAPSIFHHLHVGAWMAAYPKALVAACPGLEWKRTDLAFSCVLGDVAHELWDKDLEQIYFSARRENEVVFYHHRSRTFICADSLLNLSTHASPTTRLVARVMGNNAPGVGHLERVMIRDRKLARRQMDRILEWEIDGAILAHGESLPHGGHEALRHAYAWL